Proteins encoded by one window of Bauldia sp.:
- a CDS encoding UbiH/UbiF family hydroxylase, whose translation MKSATIAVVGAGPVGLAAAVLLADADYHVALIAPAAPSPDRRTSALMAGSVALLERLGVWPGLTADAAPLRTMRIIDGTTRLIRAPEVAFEASEIGLPAFGYNTANAALVAALERAVAERGVARIDAMAEGAAFEDAGVTITTSAGNPVAARLAIAADGRKSKLREAAGIATQDWSYPQAALVCNLAHSLPHRDTSTEFHTEHGPFTLVPLAGNRSSLVWVDTPAESARRLALPDEAIAAEIETRSASILGAVTVEGRRQVFPLSGMSVTNFAAKRVMLVGEAAHLFPPIGAQGLNLGYRDVAALGEVLAGPVSDPGATAHLEAYDRARRVDVLTRTAAVDAMNRTLLSDFLPVAALRGLGLFLIDRVPPLRRFAMRQGVAVP comes from the coding sequence ATGAAATCCGCCACCATCGCCGTCGTCGGCGCCGGCCCCGTGGGCCTGGCCGCCGCCGTGCTGCTCGCCGACGCCGACTACCACGTCGCGCTCATCGCCCCGGCCGCACCATCGCCCGACCGCCGCACGTCTGCTCTGATGGCAGGCTCTGTCGCACTGCTCGAGAGACTGGGCGTCTGGCCCGGCCTCACCGCGGACGCCGCGCCGCTGCGCACCATGCGCATCATCGACGGCACCACGCGCCTGATCCGCGCGCCGGAGGTCGCCTTCGAGGCGAGCGAGATCGGCCTCCCCGCCTTCGGCTACAACACTGCCAACGCTGCGCTGGTCGCCGCGCTGGAACGCGCGGTCGCCGAGCGCGGCGTGGCGCGCATCGATGCGATGGCCGAGGGCGCCGCCTTCGAGGACGCCGGCGTGACCATCACGACGTCGGCCGGCAACCCGGTCGCGGCGCGCCTCGCCATCGCCGCCGACGGCCGCAAATCGAAACTGCGCGAAGCCGCAGGCATCGCGACGCAAGACTGGAGCTACCCGCAGGCGGCGCTGGTCTGCAACCTCGCCCACTCCCTGCCCCATCGCGATACCTCGACCGAGTTCCACACCGAGCACGGCCCGTTCACGCTGGTGCCGCTCGCCGGCAACCGCTCCAGCCTCGTCTGGGTCGACACGCCGGCGGAGTCGGCGCGGCGCCTCGCATTGCCCGATGAAGCCATCGCCGCCGAGATCGAGACGCGTTCCGCATCCATCCTCGGCGCGGTCACGGTCGAAGGCCGGCGCCAGGTGTTCCCGCTGTCCGGCATGAGCGTCACGAACTTCGCCGCCAAGCGCGTGATGCTGGTCGGCGAGGCGGCGCACCTGTTCCCGCCGATCGGCGCGCAGGGCCTCAACCTCGGCTACCGCGACGTCGCCGCGCTGGGCGAGGTCCTCGCCGGTCCCGTCTCCGACCCCGGCGCCACCGCGCACCTCGAGGCCTACGATCGCGCCCGCCGAGTCGATGTGTTGACGCGCACCGCTGCGGTCGACGCCATGAACCGCACGCTGCTCTCCGATTTCCTGCCCGTGGCGGCACTCCGCGGCCTCGGCCTGTTCCTGATCGACCGCGTGCCGCCGCTCCGCCGCTTCGCCATGCGCCAGGGCGTCGCCGTCCCCTAG
- a CDS encoding DUF6691 family protein, with amino-acid sequence MNRTLTGLATAAISGILFGVGLSVARMTDPQKIWNFLDLAAIPSGGWDPSLIFVMVGGILVGLVGMRLDRILGLKQPLAAPAFIKTARTKVDTQLVAGAAIFGIGWGLSGFCPGPSIADLGLVPGDVWLFVVAMFVGSWVAGQVLEWTDRPTVASAPAQ; translated from the coding sequence ATGAACCGCACCCTCACCGGCCTCGCCACCGCCGCGATCAGCGGCATCCTGTTCGGCGTCGGCCTGTCGGTCGCGCGCATGACCGACCCGCAGAAGATCTGGAACTTCCTCGACCTCGCCGCCATCCCTTCCGGCGGCTGGGACCCGAGCCTCATCTTCGTCATGGTCGGCGGCATCCTCGTCGGCCTTGTCGGCATGCGCCTCGACCGCATCCTCGGCCTCAAGCAGCCGCTTGCCGCCCCCGCCTTCATCAAGACGGCGCGCACCAAGGTCGATACGCAACTGGTCGCCGGCGCCGCGATCTTCGGCATCGGCTGGGGCCTGTCCGGCTTCTGCCCCGGCCCGTCCATCGCTGACCTCGGCCTGGTGCCGGGCGATGTCTGGCTGTTCGTGGTCGCGATGTTCGTCGGCTCGTGGGTCGCGGGGCAGGTACTGGAATGGACCGACCGGCCGACGGTGGCGAGCGCGCCGGCGCAGTAG
- a CDS encoding YeeE/YedE thiosulfate transporter family protein — protein MQNFAPLSATIGGLLIGLSATLLWVFNGRTAGISNIAGGIYPIRRGDELWRFVFLVALPIGAYLGYQFAPLVFAEVPKTLPQISATPIWLVGTGLLVGVGTRVGRGCTSGHGICGLSRLSVRSFVAVGVFMATAIVTVFIMRHVV, from the coding sequence ATGCAGAATTTCGCTCCTCTCTCGGCAACGATCGGCGGGCTGCTCATCGGGCTCTCCGCGACGCTGCTCTGGGTGTTCAACGGGCGCACCGCCGGCATCTCCAACATCGCCGGCGGCATCTATCCGATCCGCCGCGGCGACGAGCTCTGGCGCTTCGTGTTCCTGGTCGCGCTGCCGATCGGCGCGTATCTGGGCTACCAGTTCGCGCCGCTCGTGTTCGCCGAGGTGCCGAAGACGCTGCCGCAGATTTCGGCGACGCCGATATGGCTGGTCGGCACCGGGCTGCTGGTCGGCGTAGGTACGCGCGTCGGGCGCGGCTGCACCTCGGGCCATGGCATTTGCGGGCTGTCGCGTCTCTCGGTCCGCTCGTTCGTCGCGGTCGGCGTCTTCATGGCCACCGCCATCGTCACCGTCTTCATCATGAGGCACGTCGTCTGA